In a genomic window of uncultured Sphaerochaeta sp.:
- a CDS encoding ABC transporter ATP-binding protein: MQKALSITNLSFTYHSYGENVCDSIFEGLSLEVEAGSKTLLLAPFDKGKTTLAKIICGVCPKYFPGTLEGNLKVFGNDLSAVEPWQLLSECTYVSQNPQEQFVANSVEEEVAFPLESLGLSQEEIKGRVEAALKHWGLDRLRTSSSQELSGGERKRVLLAVTEAIDARFWILDEAFDDLDQKWRDQLKELIEKGNKTILVLASRYLAEFDKLFDQVLLLDGKKVVSPVRKELLCRFSQLCQDDLANPLDSQVCAPPVMRQLVCTDLVAERRRMSTLEEASFKVHVPHFTLQSGELVTLVGPNGSGKSSFSRILCGLDGYLGGSIQVDGSALSGKELSKKVGYLFQNPDLQIFLPTVQDELSWSLRRRRDLKSEEIRRKVEHCADLFGLSLSDTPATMSYPLRKALQAAVYYLLERPFYILDELDSALTYHTALSIIRDLRQNGAGILLITHDKQFAKRVEQRTYSIEKGRLCAL, from the coding sequence ATGCAAAAAGCACTCTCCATCACAAACCTCAGCTTCACCTACCACAGCTATGGGGAAAATGTTTGTGACAGCATCTTCGAAGGATTGAGTCTGGAGGTCGAAGCGGGCAGCAAGACGCTCTTGCTCGCTCCGTTCGACAAGGGAAAGACTACGTTGGCGAAGATCATCTGCGGGGTCTGTCCCAAATATTTTCCCGGGACGCTTGAGGGGAACCTCAAGGTGTTCGGCAATGATCTCTCTGCTGTCGAGCCTTGGCAACTGCTCAGTGAATGCACCTATGTATCACAGAACCCCCAAGAGCAGTTTGTGGCGAATTCAGTGGAGGAGGAGGTGGCTTTCCCCCTTGAATCCTTGGGCCTATCACAGGAAGAGATCAAAGGCAGGGTTGAAGCCGCACTCAAGCATTGGGGCCTCGATCGACTCAGGACCTCCAGTTCGCAGGAGTTGAGCGGGGGCGAGCGCAAGCGTGTCCTGCTTGCAGTCACCGAGGCAATTGATGCCCGGTTCTGGATCCTGGACGAAGCTTTTGATGATCTGGACCAGAAGTGGCGGGACCAACTCAAGGAGTTGATAGAGAAGGGGAACAAGACCATTTTGGTACTTGCCAGCCGCTATCTGGCCGAGTTTGACAAGCTCTTTGACCAAGTGCTCCTATTGGACGGCAAGAAGGTCGTCTCCCCCGTACGAAAGGAGTTGCTCTGCCGTTTTTCCCAGCTTTGCCAGGATGATCTTGCCAACCCACTGGATTCCCAGGTGTGCGCTCCACCCGTCATGCGACAGTTGGTCTGTACCGACTTGGTTGCCGAACGCAGAAGGATGAGCACGTTGGAAGAGGCTTCCTTCAAAGTCCATGTTCCGCATTTCACACTCCAGAGCGGTGAGCTGGTTACCTTGGTCGGTCCGAACGGAAGCGGAAAAAGCTCCTTCTCCCGGATACTTTGCGGCCTGGATGGGTATCTGGGTGGCTCCATACAGGTGGATGGCTCCGCCTTGTCAGGAAAAGAGCTCTCCAAGAAGGTGGGGTATCTCTTCCAGAACCCCGATCTGCAGATTTTTCTTCCCACCGTACAGGATGAGCTCTCCTGGTCACTGCGAAGAAGGCGTGACCTTAAGTCGGAAGAGATCCGCAGGAAAGTCGAGCATTGTGCCGATCTGTTCGGGCTCTCCCTTTCCGATACTCCAGCTACCATGAGTTATCCGCTGCGCAAGGCTCTTCAGGCAGCCGTCTATTACCTTTTGGAACGACCGTTCTACATCCTTGATGAGCTGGACAGTGCCCTGACGTATCATACTGCGCTGTCGATTATCAGGGACCTCAGGCAAAATGGGGCCGGCATCCTTCTGATCACCCACGACAAGCAGTTTGCAAAACGGGTGGAGCAGAGAACGTACTCCATAGAGAAGGGGAGGCTCTGCGCACTATGA
- a CDS encoding lysophospholipid acyltransferase family protein, with the protein MKKIRIAFAALFVLPILILSPLYGFVPAFLLRFFGLRKQAERHLEHSGHFIGSSILFFLGITVHVDGRENLPAATNICYMANHQSMLDIVAFVGPAKLWASILAKAEVRRIPIINLWCYALGCIFIERTSPHDAVKAILKGVQYLKDGRSMLIFPEGTRSKSGKIGELKNGSLKLATRSKAVIVPITIKGLRAGLEHLQGLKRVHAYFSISEPIDTATLDENQIANLHEVVYGTIAKRFDELPGEV; encoded by the coding sequence ATGAAAAAGATTCGTATTGCGTTTGCAGCCCTGTTTGTCCTCCCCATTTTGATCCTCTCCCCCCTCTATGGCTTTGTTCCTGCTTTCCTGCTCAGGTTTTTTGGCCTGAGGAAACAAGCCGAGCGCCATTTGGAACACAGCGGTCACTTCATCGGCAGCTCCATCCTCTTCTTTCTCGGAATCACCGTGCATGTTGATGGACGGGAGAATCTGCCCGCGGCAACGAACATCTGCTATATGGCCAACCACCAGAGCATGCTCGATATCGTAGCATTCGTGGGGCCTGCCAAGCTTTGGGCCAGTATCCTTGCGAAAGCAGAGGTGAGGCGGATACCCATCATCAATCTCTGGTGTTATGCACTGGGTTGCATCTTCATAGAACGGACCAGCCCTCACGATGCAGTGAAAGCCATTCTCAAAGGGGTCCAGTACCTGAAGGATGGGAGGAGCATGCTCATCTTCCCCGAGGGCACACGAAGCAAGAGCGGGAAAATCGGTGAGCTGAAGAACGGGAGCCTGAAACTGGCTACCCGGTCCAAGGCTGTCATCGTGCCGATTACGATCAAGGGCCTTCGTGCAGGACTGGAACATCTGCAAGGGCTAAAGCGGGTGCATGCATATTTTTCCATCTCAGAACCCATCGATACGGCAACATTGGATGAGAATCAGATAGCCAATCTCCACGAGGTGGTCTATGGGACCATCGCCAAGCGGTTCGACGAGCTCCCTGGCGAAGTCTAG
- a CDS encoding ABC transporter ATP-binding protein yields MLKRFLSYYRPYKGLFFLDMGVAIFASALAILFPTLTRQLLRVEIPSQNLRNMVIIFGLMLLIYILQAVCQYIRVTWGHILGVKMETDMRSELFAHLQKLSFGYFDKTKTGHMMSRITNDLFQITEMAHHAPEDLLISVATILGSYIVMFSYSVPLSLVSMIPLPIMVFYGIYYGMRMKASFRKVRTTVADVNSNVENSLMGIREVKSFGRESYQEAKFNQVNDVLRDSKMQQYRVMGRYHSILGFFRELYYFCTIAGGTILIFMGKVQSYDLVTFILYVGVVLPPIDRLINFTEQLQQGMASFERFTQVMDEDPSIQDAKDAKALKVEEGTVVFDQISFSYDNSSSDVLKDLTVTLTGGTTVALVGESGAGKSTFASLIPRFYEPTSGRILIDGQDINSLKQSSLRQNIGFVQQNVFLFDDTIRENLKYGKVDATDEQLWAALDAANLGSFVRSLPLGLDTQVGERGTLLSGGQKQRISIARVFLKNPPILIFDEATSSLDTESEELISEAFARLSKGRTALVIAHRLTTVKNADCILVLDEGTLVESGTHSELLQKNGHYAKLYKTQDFS; encoded by the coding sequence GGTGTTGCCATATTTGCCAGCGCCCTTGCCATCCTGTTCCCCACCTTGACCAGGCAACTGCTCAGGGTGGAGATACCCTCCCAGAATCTGCGCAACATGGTCATCATCTTCGGCTTGATGCTTCTCATCTACATCCTGCAGGCTGTCTGTCAGTACATCAGGGTGACGTGGGGGCATATTCTGGGAGTGAAGATGGAGACTGACATGCGCAGCGAGCTCTTTGCCCATCTGCAAAAGCTCTCCTTCGGATACTTCGACAAGACGAAGACCGGCCACATGATGAGCCGCATTACCAATGACCTGTTTCAGATCACCGAAATGGCCCATCATGCCCCGGAAGATTTGCTCATCAGTGTGGCAACCATTCTCGGGTCCTACATCGTCATGTTCTCCTACAGCGTGCCGCTCTCCTTGGTATCGATGATTCCGCTTCCCATCATGGTGTTCTATGGCATCTACTATGGCATGCGGATGAAAGCATCGTTTCGCAAGGTGCGCACCACGGTTGCCGATGTGAACAGCAACGTGGAAAACTCCCTGATGGGCATTCGTGAGGTGAAATCCTTCGGAAGGGAGTCGTACCAGGAAGCGAAGTTCAATCAGGTCAACGACGTGCTGCGTGACAGCAAGATGCAGCAGTATCGGGTGATGGGCCGCTACCACTCAATTCTCGGATTCTTCCGTGAGCTCTACTATTTTTGCACCATTGCCGGCGGAACCATCCTCATTTTCATGGGGAAGGTGCAAAGCTATGATTTGGTGACCTTCATCCTGTATGTCGGGGTGGTGCTTCCTCCCATCGACCGCCTGATCAACTTCACCGAGCAGCTTCAGCAGGGTATGGCAAGTTTTGAGCGCTTTACCCAAGTCATGGACGAGGATCCCTCCATCCAGGATGCAAAGGATGCGAAGGCTCTCAAGGTCGAGGAGGGAACGGTCGTTTTCGACCAGATCAGCTTCTCCTATGACAACTCGTCCTCAGACGTACTGAAAGACCTCACGGTTACCCTCACCGGTGGCACGACGGTTGCTTTGGTTGGTGAATCCGGGGCTGGCAAGAGTACCTTTGCCTCCCTCATTCCTCGTTTTTATGAGCCGACGAGCGGCCGGATTCTCATAGACGGGCAGGATATCAACTCGCTCAAGCAGAGTTCTCTTCGCCAGAATATCGGCTTTGTGCAGCAGAATGTCTTCCTGTTTGACGACACCATCCGCGAGAACCTGAAATACGGCAAGGTTGATGCAACCGATGAGCAGCTTTGGGCAGCTCTTGATGCGGCAAATCTCGGTTCGTTCGTGCGCTCGCTTCCCCTGGGCCTTGATACCCAGGTCGGAGAACGCGGGACACTGCTCAGTGGTGGACAGAAACAGCGCATCTCCATTGCACGGGTCTTTCTGAAAAACCCTCCGATCCTGATTTTCGATGAGGCTACCAGTAGTCTGGATACCGAAAGCGAAGAGCTGATCAGTGAAGCGTTTGCCCGTCTATCCAAGGGGAGGACCGCTCTGGTCATCGCTCATCGGTTGACGACAGTGAAGAATGCCGATTGCATCTTGGTCCTTGATGAGGGTACACTGGTTGAGTCGGGCACCCACAGCGAGTTGCTCCAGAAAAATGGCCACTATGCCAAACTGTACAAAACGCAGGACTTTTCCTAG